The Brasilonema sennae CENA114 genome includes a region encoding these proteins:
- a CDS encoding DUF1838 family protein yields MSDYLDDYELNNLDFYRKNHGLQLYYNWSGEILWQEKPDLPRKILFSIIGMNATKVFIKPSPEYGEVGYRINRELGLFCDPLTQEILTYWKSPEANQAVPVVHIANRIVQGSVKPKKFVIPKGSGYITSVMEIPLEYPHPLAGDSKYLDYCPGEKFNGVEYFTSNICRPDASDVPPAKWARDCPWMPWMKLGYGHPAKLRFETTISRVDSFEQLHPNLVKLVREKVPIYQFAPTESHEPNMTSIQYFKKHFESYLKGDVFPIEETS; encoded by the coding sequence ATGAGTGATTACTTAGATGACTACGAACTTAATAACCTTGATTTTTATCGAAAAAATCATGGATTACAGCTTTATTACAACTGGTCTGGGGAAATTTTGTGGCAAGAAAAACCAGACTTGCCAAGAAAGATATTGTTCTCTATTATTGGCATGAATGCGACGAAAGTCTTTATCAAGCCTAGTCCTGAATACGGCGAAGTTGGGTATCGTATCAATAGAGAATTGGGTTTATTTTGTGACCCTCTGACGCAAGAGATTCTGACTTACTGGAAGTCACCAGAAGCAAATCAAGCAGTACCAGTCGTACATATTGCTAACCGAATTGTACAAGGCTCAGTCAAACCAAAGAAATTTGTCATACCCAAAGGCAGCGGATATATCACCTCTGTAATGGAAATACCTTTGGAATATCCGCATCCGTTAGCAGGAGATAGTAAATACTTAGATTATTGTCCTGGGGAAAAGTTTAATGGAGTGGAATACTTCACATCAAATATTTGCCGACCGGATGCTTCTGATGTCCCTCCTGCGAAGTGGGCGAGGGATTGTCCTTGGATGCCTTGGATGAAGTTAGGATATGGTCATCCAGCTAAATTAAGATTTGAAACAACAATATCTAGAGTCGATTCTTTTGAGCAACTTCATCCTAACTTAGTCAAGCTGGTAAGGGAAAAAGTACCAATTTATCAATTCGCTCCTACAGAAAGTCATGAACCGAATATGACGAGCATTCAGTATTTTAAAAAACACTTTGAATCCTACTTAAAGGGCGATGTTTTCCCAATAGAGGAAACCTCTTGA
- a CDS encoding DUF6888 family protein, translating into MLPIFIVRLDERTGNIYILAGEETGIVITRNGKWRYDE; encoded by the coding sequence TTGCTACCCATTTTTATAGTCCGATTGGATGAACGGACAGGAAATATTTATATCTTGGCAGGGGAAGAGACTGGAATCGTGATTACTCGTAACGGTAAATGGAGGTACGACGAATGA
- a CDS encoding phosphoketolase, producing the protein MTLASPPQTKPLTGEELRKMNAYWHAANYLSVGQIYLLDNALLKEPLKLEHIKPRLLGHWGTTPGLNFIYVHLNRIIKKCDQNMIYIAGPGHGGPGIVANAYLEGTYSEYYPNISQDGEGIKKLFKQFSFPGGVGSHCTPELPGSIHEGGELGYSLVHAYGAAFDNPDLIVGCVVGDGEAETGALATSWHSNKFLNPVYDGAVLPILHLNGYKIANPTVLARLSHEELESLFVGYGYKPYFVEGSDPETMHQLMAATLDTVIHEIKEIQEDARNNGFTKRPQWPMIILRSPKGWTGPKEVDGKKVEGFWRSHQVPFGELASKPEHIKLLEEWMKSYKPEELFDENGKLIPELAELPPKRTRRMSDNPHANGGLLLRDLKMPEFENYAVEVSESGKVTAEATKVCGKFLRDVMKRNLESRNFRIFGPDETKSNRLDAVFEVTDRTWEAEIFPYDVNLSAEGRVMEILSETSCQGWLEGYLLTGRHGFFSCYEAFIHIVDSMFNQHAKWLESCFDIPWRRSISSLNYLLTSHVWRQDHNGFSHQDPGFIDHVVNKKAKVIRVYLPPDANCLLSVTDHCLRSRNYVNVIVAGKQPALQYLNMEAAVKHCTKGIGIWEWASNDRDSEPDVVMACAGDIPTMETLAAVDILRQNFPDLKVRVVNIVDLMKLQPETEHPHGLNDKDFDSIFTTDKPIIFAFHGYPWLIHRLSYHRTNHANLHVRGYKEEGTTTTPFDMVVINGLDRFHLAMDVINRVPHLGYKAAYVKQMLQDKLIEHNQYISKHGEDMPEIQNWKWSY; encoded by the coding sequence ATGACTCTAGCAAGTCCTCCACAAACAAAGCCTTTAACAGGTGAAGAACTGCGAAAGATGAACGCCTACTGGCATGCAGCTAATTATCTTTCAGTTGGACAAATATATCTACTCGACAACGCACTGCTTAAAGAACCGCTAAAGCTGGAACACATCAAACCCAGACTTTTGGGTCACTGGGGGACAACTCCAGGTTTGAACTTTATCTACGTTCACCTCAACCGAATCATCAAAAAGTGTGACCAGAATATGATCTACATTGCTGGTCCTGGTCATGGTGGACCTGGAATAGTTGCAAACGCTTACCTCGAAGGTACTTACAGCGAATACTATCCCAATATCTCTCAAGACGGTGAGGGGATAAAGAAACTCTTTAAACAATTTTCTTTCCCTGGCGGTGTTGGTAGCCATTGCACTCCTGAACTTCCTGGTTCTATCCACGAAGGCGGTGAACTTGGTTACTCTCTGGTTCATGCATACGGCGCGGCATTTGACAACCCCGACCTGATTGTTGGTTGCGTTGTTGGTGATGGCGAAGCGGAAACTGGAGCTTTGGCAACAAGCTGGCACTCGAATAAGTTTCTTAACCCCGTGTATGATGGTGCTGTCCTTCCTATTCTCCACCTCAACGGCTACAAAATTGCGAACCCAACAGTGCTGGCGCGGTTGAGTCATGAGGAGTTGGAGAGTTTATTTGTCGGCTATGGTTACAAGCCTTACTTTGTCGAAGGGTCTGACCCGGAAACAATGCACCAACTGATGGCGGCGACTCTGGATACTGTGATTCACGAAATCAAAGAAATTCAGGAAGACGCTCGTAACAACGGCTTTACTAAGCGTCCGCAATGGCCGATGATTATCCTGAGAAGCCCCAAAGGTTGGACGGGACCCAAGGAAGTTGATGGTAAGAAGGTAGAGGGTTTCTGGCGATCGCACCAAGTTCCTTTTGGCGAGTTAGCAAGCAAGCCAGAACACATCAAACTTCTGGAAGAGTGGATGAAGAGTTATAAACCAGAAGAACTCTTCGACGAAAACGGCAAGTTGATTCCAGAACTAGCAGAACTGCCTCCCAAACGAACGCGACGCATGAGTGATAACCCCCACGCCAATGGCGGTCTTTTGCTGCGCGACTTGAAAATGCCTGAGTTTGAAAATTATGCCGTTGAGGTTTCTGAATCAGGCAAAGTTACTGCTGAAGCCACTAAGGTGTGTGGAAAATTTCTGCGGGATGTGATGAAACGCAACCTAGAGTCTCGCAACTTCCGCATATTTGGTCCAGACGAAACCAAATCAAATCGCTTGGATGCTGTGTTTGAGGTAACAGACCGGACTTGGGAAGCTGAGATATTTCCTTATGATGTCAACCTGTCTGCTGAAGGTCGGGTGATGGAAATTCTCAGTGAAACCAGTTGCCAGGGTTGGTTAGAAGGATACCTTCTCACTGGTCGTCATGGCTTCTTCTCCTGCTACGAGGCGTTTATTCACATTGTAGATTCCATGTTCAACCAGCACGCCAAGTGGCTGGAAAGTTGCTTTGACATTCCTTGGCGCAGATCCATTTCTTCCCTCAATTACCTCCTCACCTCCCATGTTTGGCGACAAGATCATAACGGCTTCTCTCACCAAGACCCCGGTTTCATTGACCATGTGGTAAATAAAAAAGCAAAGGTGATTCGGGTGTATTTACCCCCCGATGCAAATTGTTTGCTGTCAGTGACTGATCATTGTTTGCGAAGCCGTAACTATGTCAACGTTATCGTTGCTGGGAAGCAACCTGCTTTGCAATACTTGAATATGGAAGCAGCAGTGAAACACTGCACCAAAGGTATCGGTATTTGGGAATGGGCAAGCAATGACCGAGATAGTGAGCCAGATGTGGTGATGGCGTGTGCAGGAGATATTCCGACAATGGAAACCTTAGCAGCCGTGGACATTCTGCGTCAAAACTTCCCAGACTTGAAGGTGCGGGTGGTAAACATTGTAGACTTGATGAAACTTCAACCTGAGACAGAACACCCCCACGGACTCAACGATAAAGACTTTGATAGTATTTTCACAACTGACAAACCGATTATCTTTGCCTTTCACGGTTATCCTTGGCTGATTCATCGTTTGAGTTACCACCGCACGAATCATGCAAATCTGCATGTGCGGGGTTACAAGGAAGAGGGAACCACCACGACGCCTTTTGATATGGTCGTCATCAACGGTTTAGATCGCTTTCACCTGGCGATGGACGTGATCAACCGCGTACCACACCTGGGTTATAAGGCAGCTTATGTTAAGCAGATGCTGCAAGACAAACTCATCGAACACAATCAGTACATTAGCAAGCATGGTGAGGATATGCCGGAAATTCAGAATTGGAAGTGGTCGTATTAG
- a CDS encoding cytochrome P450 — MPEQKLPDGPQTHPLVQTLQWLTNPLEYMEACAQRYGDLFTLRIGPVFKPQVFISNPQAIQQIFTTDPKLLDSGEPAGIQSSLLGRQSMLALEGKPHQRQRKLLTPPFHGERMLAYGKLIPDITKQVTSQWQIGEPFSVLPSMQAISFQVILKAVFGLEEGARYEKLKELLIAILNPKRPLLRAVMLLFPLLQRALGPWSPWKNFMRQRQQIDELIYAEIRERKQQPDNSSRSDILSLMISARDEQGQPMTDVELRDELMTLLVAGHETTASALSWALYWMHHVSEVREKLLQELDSLGENPDPNAIFRLPYLNAVCYETLRLYPVAMLGLKRLVKSPLEIGGYEFEPGTLLIPSIYLTHHREDLYPNSKQFKPERFLERQFAPSEYLPFGGGNRRCIGMAFALFEMKLVLATVLSRVQMELADSKLVQPERKGFLLGPKGGVRMVVTGRRSQNERVLETSSSSV; from the coding sequence ATGCCCGAACAGAAACTGCCTGACGGTCCTCAAACTCACCCTTTGGTACAGACGCTTCAATGGCTGACTAACCCCTTAGAATACATGGAAGCTTGTGCTCAACGCTATGGTGATCTCTTCACTCTCAGGATTGGTCCAGTTTTTAAGCCACAAGTATTTATAAGTAACCCCCAAGCGATTCAACAAATTTTTACCACTGATCCAAAATTATTGGACTCTGGTGAACCAGCAGGTATTCAATCATCTTTATTGGGGCGACAATCAATGCTGGCGCTAGAAGGTAAGCCTCATCAGCGACAACGAAAGCTGTTGACACCTCCTTTTCATGGGGAAAGGATGCTAGCTTATGGTAAGCTAATCCCCGATATTACCAAGCAAGTGACGAGTCAATGGCAGATTGGCGAACCCTTTTCTGTCCTACCTTCTATGCAAGCAATCTCCTTCCAAGTTATTTTGAAAGCTGTCTTTGGTCTAGAGGAAGGGGCACGTTACGAAAAGCTCAAAGAACTCCTGATTGCAATCCTGAATCCAAAGAGACCTTTGTTGAGAGCTGTCATGCTTCTTTTCCCATTACTCCAACGGGCTTTAGGTCCGTGGAGTCCTTGGAAAAACTTTATGCGCCAAAGACAGCAAATAGATGAACTCATCTACGCCGAGATTCGGGAACGCAAACAGCAACCAGACAATTCATCTCGGAGTGATATTCTGTCTTTGATGATATCGGCTCGCGATGAGCAAGGGCAGCCGATGACGGATGTAGAGTTACGCGATGAGTTGATGACGCTCTTGGTAGCGGGTCATGAAACCACTGCAAGTGCGTTATCTTGGGCATTATATTGGATGCACCATGTGAGCGAAGTGCGTGAGAAATTACTGCAAGAACTGGATAGTTTGGGTGAAAACCCAGATCCGAACGCTATTTTTCGTTTGCCCTATTTAAATGCTGTCTGTTATGAAACACTGCGCCTTTACCCAGTGGCGATGTTGGGATTAAAGCGATTGGTGAAATCACCCCTAGAAATCGGGGGCTATGAGTTTGAGCCTGGTACTCTGCTGATTCCCTCTATTTATCTAACTCATCATCGCGAAGATTTATATCCCAATTCCAAGCAGTTTAAACCAGAGCGTTTTCTGGAACGTCAATTTGCTCCTTCTGAGTATTTGCCGTTTGGTGGCGGTAACCGTCGCTGTATTGGTATGGCATTTGCCTTATTTGAGATGAAACTCGTTTTGGCAACAGTTTTGTCCCGCGTTCAGATGGAACTCGCTGATAGCAAGCTAGTGCAGCCAGAACGTAAGGGTTTTCTGTTAGGACCAAAAGGGGGTGTACGGATGGTGGTGACGGGGAGACGGTCTCAAAATGAGCGTGTTTTGGAGACTAGCTCTAGTTCAGTGTGA
- a CDS encoding DUF3368 domain-containing protein, which produces MAEIPAINTSPLIFLTKGGYLDLLRIISSSIIVPAAVATEIQAYGETDVTAVALTNTEELVVQETPSVPAVIQSWDLGPGESAVLTWGYVNPGTEVILDDLAARRCAGALGIPVRGTLGIVLTAKQRGVIPAARPVLEQLRLCGMYLSDRVMNQALLLVEE; this is translated from the coding sequence GTGGCTGAAATTCCTGCTATTAACACTTCCCCACTCATTTTTTTAACTAAGGGGGGTTATCTTGACTTGTTACGAATAATTAGTTCATCCATAATTGTACCTGCTGCTGTAGCAACAGAAATTCAAGCATATGGGGAGACAGACGTGACAGCAGTTGCTCTCACAAATACTGAAGAGTTGGTAGTACAAGAAACACCATCTGTCCCTGCTGTTATTCAAAGTTGGGATTTGGGTCCAGGGGAATCGGCTGTACTGACTTGGGGGTATGTAAATCCTGGTACAGAGGTAATTCTAGATGATTTAGCAGCTCGTCGCTGTGCTGGTGCTTTGGGTATTCCTGTACGGGGGACATTAGGTATCGTTCTTACCGCCAAACAAAGAGGAGTCATTCCTGCTGCGCGTCCGGTATTAGAACAATTGCGTTTGTGTGGGATGTATTTATCTGACCGGGTGATGAACCAAGCACTCTTGTTAGTTGAGGAATAA
- a CDS encoding acetate kinase, with the protein MKILVLNAGSSSQKSCVYEITGNTLPEEPLKPLWEAKVDWTHQQGFAELEVKTAKGEQLQEKIPADSRTQVMAHMLDTLCKGSTQVISQPSEIDVVGHRVVHGGQDYRESVVITEDVKQAIARLAELAPDHNPANLEGIEAIEQHWGTLTQVAAFDTAFHSHLPDAAAIYPGPYEWVEQGIRRYGFHGISHEYCPKRASRILGRDLASVRLITCHLGNGCSLAAIKNGRSIDTTMGFTPLDGLMMGSRSGAVDPGILIHLLRQSDNSVDELAKVLNKASGLRGISGISNDMREIREAISQGNSRAQLAWDIYVHRLRSYIGGMLASLGGLDALVFTGGVGENNPEIRAAACEAFAFLGLKVDHEKNAHKPVDIDIATSDSSVRVLVIHTEEDWEIACECWLLLEKKSA; encoded by the coding sequence ATGAAAATACTGGTACTAAATGCCGGATCGAGCAGTCAAAAGAGTTGTGTGTACGAAATTACGGGTAATACTCTCCCCGAAGAACCTCTCAAACCCCTTTGGGAAGCGAAAGTAGACTGGACTCACCAACAGGGTTTTGCAGAACTCGAAGTCAAAACAGCCAAAGGCGAACAATTACAAGAGAAAATCCCGGCAGACTCCCGAACTCAAGTTATGGCTCATATGCTTGATACGCTGTGCAAGGGTTCTACGCAGGTGATTAGTCAGCCGTCAGAAATTGATGTGGTGGGGCATCGTGTGGTACATGGTGGACAGGATTACCGTGAGAGTGTGGTTATTACTGAGGATGTGAAACAGGCGATCGCCCGCCTTGCAGAACTCGCTCCTGACCATAATCCAGCTAACTTGGAAGGAATAGAAGCCATTGAGCAACACTGGGGAACACTCACTCAAGTAGCAGCATTTGATACCGCTTTTCATTCTCATCTCCCTGATGCCGCAGCCATTTACCCCGGTCCCTACGAGTGGGTAGAGCAAGGTATCCGTCGCTACGGTTTTCATGGCATTAGTCATGAGTACTGTCCTAAGCGTGCGTCCCGCATCCTTGGTCGAGATTTAGCATCTGTGCGGTTAATCACATGTCATTTGGGCAATGGTTGCTCTTTAGCCGCCATTAAAAACGGTCGCAGCATTGACACAACAATGGGGTTCACGCCACTAGATGGATTGATGATGGGCAGCCGTTCTGGTGCTGTTGACCCAGGGATTCTTATTCACCTGTTGCGGCAATCTGATAACTCTGTTGATGAGCTAGCAAAAGTGCTAAATAAGGCTTCTGGCTTACGTGGAATTTCTGGCATCTCTAATGATATGCGAGAAATTAGGGAGGCAATTTCCCAAGGCAATTCCCGCGCCCAACTGGCATGGGATATCTACGTGCATCGCCTGCGCTCTTATATTGGTGGAATGCTTGCTAGCTTAGGGGGATTAGATGCTTTAGTGTTCACCGGTGGTGTAGGCGAAAATAATCCTGAGATTCGCGCCGCAGCTTGTGAAGCTTTTGCATTTTTGGGACTAAAAGTTGACCATGAGAAAAATGCACACAAGCCTGTTGATATAGATATTGCCACTTCTGATTCTAGCGTGCGGGTATTGGTGATTCATACCGAAGAAGATTGGGAAATTGCTTGTGAATGTTGGCTACTGTTGGAAAAAAAGTCAGCTTGA
- a CDS encoding RpoD/SigA family RNA polymerase sigma factor, protein MNIAELGTMETMGNAAENEELFITLDAVAEDESLIVVENIEAEDRDGDRMAAARPSGYNKTEYDDAVGAFFKEMARYPLLKPDEEVELARRVRFVEEIRELQASLLEKLENQPSKETAASHLGMTEKQLEHRLYQGRVAKRKMIRSNLRLVVSIAKRYLNRGVPFLDLIQEGAMGLNRATEKFDPDKGYKFSTYAYWWIRQAITRAIANDARTIRLPIHIVEKLNKLKKAQRELKQRLGRNPSEQEMAEALDVPAPQLRQLQQLRRQALSLNHRVGKEEDTELMDLLEDEDNLSPEAKMNESMMRQEIWEVLGDVLTPREKDVISLRYGLITSEPCTLEEVGTMFNLSRERVRQIQSKAMRKLRRPHIAKRLKGWLV, encoded by the coding sequence ATGAATATAGCTGAATTGGGAACAATGGAGACAATGGGAAATGCTGCCGAAAATGAAGAACTGTTTATTACGTTAGATGCAGTGGCAGAAGATGAGTCCCTAATAGTAGTAGAAAATATAGAAGCCGAAGATCGCGATGGAGACCGGATGGCGGCGGCGCGTCCTTCAGGATATAATAAAACCGAGTATGACGATGCTGTCGGCGCGTTTTTTAAAGAAATGGCTCGCTATCCGTTGCTAAAGCCAGATGAAGAGGTGGAATTAGCGCGTAGAGTCCGGTTTGTGGAAGAAATTAGGGAATTGCAAGCTTCTTTACTTGAAAAGCTCGAAAATCAACCGAGTAAGGAAACTGCTGCTTCCCATCTCGGAATGACAGAAAAACAACTGGAACATCGGTTGTATCAAGGGCGGGTTGCAAAACGTAAAATGATCCGCTCAAACCTACGGTTGGTTGTCTCTATTGCTAAACGATATTTAAATAGGGGAGTTCCTTTTCTGGATTTAATTCAAGAAGGAGCGATGGGGTTAAATCGTGCAACAGAAAAATTTGACCCCGATAAAGGATATAAGTTTTCTACTTATGCCTATTGGTGGATAAGACAAGCAATTACGCGGGCAATAGCTAATGATGCGCGGACAATTCGCTTACCAATTCATATTGTTGAAAAACTTAACAAACTCAAAAAAGCGCAACGAGAACTCAAACAGAGACTAGGGCGCAACCCATCCGAACAGGAAATGGCAGAAGCTTTGGATGTTCCCGCGCCACAACTACGCCAACTGCAACAACTACGACGACAAGCACTGTCCCTCAACCACCGTGTGGGAAAAGAAGAAGACACGGAATTGATGGATTTGCTAGAAGATGAAGACAACCTCTCTCCAGAAGCCAAAATGAATGAAAGCATGATGCGCCAGGAGATTTGGGAAGTTTTAGGTGACGTACTTACTCCACGAGAAAAAGACGTCATCTCTCTACGGTATGGTTTGATTACCAGTGAACCTTGTACCTTGGAAGAAGTTGGTACTATGTTCAATCTTTCCCGCGAGCGAGTACGACAAATTCAAAGCAAAGCTATGCGAAAGTTACGACGTCCTCACATAGCCAAACGCTTAAAAGGGTGGCTGGTGTAG
- a CDS encoding UPF0175 family protein, giving the protein MSSVTINLPEEIFSARRLPPEEFVREMRLAAAIYWYQKREISMEKAASVAGLNRRDFIAALAREQVDVFAVDFDDLERELNRG; this is encoded by the coding sequence ATGTCGTCAGTCACAATCAACTTACCCGAAGAAATTTTTAGCGCCCGTCGCCTTCCCCCAGAAGAATTTGTACGTGAAATGCGCCTCGCTGCTGCTATTTACTGGTATCAAAAGCGAGAAATCTCAATGGAAAAAGCAGCCTCAGTTGCTGGGTTAAACCGCCGGGACTTTATTGCAGCCCTCGCCCGTGAACAAGTTGATGTCTTTGCCGTTGACTTTGATGATTTAGAACGCGAGTTAAACCGTGGCTGA
- a CDS encoding DUF6887 family protein, giving the protein MSKPDFMAMSKSELKRYLLDHRNDTEAFRVLMNKINAEPNQKFYTVDEAYRLEELIEAKRQSQDNS; this is encoded by the coding sequence ATGAGTAAGCCTGATTTTATGGCAATGAGCAAGTCAGAACTTAAACGGTATTTGTTAGACCATCGCAATGATACAGAAGCCTTTCGTGTGCTAATGAACAAAATTAACGCTGAACCCAATCAAAAATTCTACACCGTAGATGAGGCTTACAGATTGGAAGAATTAATCGAAGCGAAACGACAATCGCAAGACAACAGTTAA
- the glgP gene encoding alpha-glucan family phosphorylase, with translation MNISSANTAVQVLGEKLPFPLKRLASLAYNYWWSWTSDRIALFQTIDPQVWERCGHNPVEMLHSATYERLTQLAEDPYYLKQIGSLVREFDEYMSTKDTWVSRVAPQITQEHPIAYFCAEFGIHESLPVYSGGLGILAGDHLKSASDLGVPMVGVGLLYRQGYFRQRLNRGGWQEDYYVDNPFSQMPMELMRNWHGEPITIQLQVRQRMVRVQIWRVQVGRVSLYLLDSDRQDNDPIDRWLTGHLYGGNQETRIAQEVVLGIGGVKALTALGIQPSVHHLNEGHAAFSTLEVARQEIERTGKSFYDIEADVRNRCVFTTHTPVPAGHDVFSPDLIDSFFAHYWTQLRLSRQQFLALGARRLGDPWEPFGMTVLALRMCRAANGVSELHGHVSRKMWTILYPQRSEDKVPIGYITNGVHAPTWTAPLMAELYAQYLGEDWKTRVIDPKTWEKVDNIPNEELWWRHLVLKERLIAYTRYKVKKAREQRGEQYQIIQAAETLLDPKVLTIGFARRFSPYKRGHLLLRDAERAMRIFGNAQRPVQIIFAGKAHPADEEGKRIIQRLMEWCQHSAIQHRVAFIEDYDIYVGQKLVQGVDVWLNNPRRPLEASGTSGQKVCFNGGINCSVLDGWWCEGYKADANGQGINGWAIGEDAHTSDQDLQDSIDAQSLYKLLEEQIVPLYYDQDANGTPHGWVQMMKASIKTNAPLFNTDRMIADYVSQVYVPEIATRVGPILAKVLV, from the coding sequence ATGAATATCAGCAGTGCAAATACCGCAGTGCAAGTACTGGGTGAGAAATTACCTTTTCCACTCAAGCGCTTGGCTTCTTTGGCTTATAACTATTGGTGGAGTTGGACGAGCGATCGCATCGCGCTGTTCCAAACCATCGATCCTCAAGTATGGGAACGCTGCGGGCATAATCCTGTAGAAATGTTACACTCAGCGACATACGAACGTCTTACCCAGCTTGCTGAAGACCCGTATTATCTCAAGCAAATAGGGTCACTCGTGCGCGAGTTTGACGAATACATGAGCACAAAAGACACTTGGGTGAGTCGGGTTGCACCACAAATTACCCAAGAACATCCCATTGCTTACTTTTGTGCTGAATTTGGCATACATGAATCTTTGCCTGTCTACTCTGGTGGTTTAGGCATTCTTGCAGGTGACCACCTAAAATCAGCATCAGATTTGGGAGTCCCAATGGTTGGTGTCGGCTTGTTGTATCGCCAAGGTTACTTCCGACAACGGTTGAATCGCGGCGGTTGGCAAGAAGATTACTACGTTGACAACCCCTTCTCCCAAATGCCTATGGAGTTAATGAGAAATTGGCACGGGGAACCAATCACGATACAATTGCAAGTTCGCCAACGAATGGTGAGAGTGCAAATTTGGCGAGTGCAAGTGGGGCGAGTGAGTCTTTACTTATTGGATAGCGATCGCCAGGATAATGATCCCATAGACCGCTGGCTAACTGGACACCTGTACGGTGGTAACCAGGAAACTCGCATTGCCCAAGAAGTCGTCTTGGGAATTGGTGGTGTCAAAGCGTTAACAGCCTTGGGGATTCAACCTTCTGTCCATCACCTCAACGAAGGTCATGCTGCATTCTCCACTTTAGAAGTTGCACGCCAAGAAATTGAGCGCACTGGCAAATCCTTCTACGACATCGAAGCCGATGTGCGAAATCGTTGTGTGTTCACCACCCACACACCCGTTCCCGCAGGTCATGATGTCTTCTCACCTGACTTGATAGACTCCTTCTTTGCCCATTACTGGACTCAGCTACGCCTATCCCGCCAGCAATTCTTGGCATTAGGCGCACGCCGACTGGGCGACCCTTGGGAACCCTTTGGCATGACAGTTTTGGCACTACGGATGTGTCGTGCAGCCAATGGCGTCAGCGAATTGCACGGTCATGTTTCTCGTAAAATGTGGACAATTTTGTATCCACAACGTTCTGAAGACAAAGTCCCCATCGGTTACATTACTAATGGCGTCCATGCGCCCACTTGGACTGCTCCCTTAATGGCAGAGCTGTACGCTCAATACTTAGGCGAAGACTGGAAAACTCGTGTCATTGACCCGAAGACGTGGGAGAAAGTTGATAATATTCCAAATGAGGAACTCTGGTGGCGACACTTAGTCTTAAAAGAAAGACTGATTGCCTACACTCGATATAAAGTGAAAAAAGCACGGGAACAACGCGGTGAACAATACCAAATAATTCAAGCGGCAGAAACACTGCTTGATCCCAAAGTGCTGACTATCGGATTTGCCAGACGCTTTAGCCCATATAAGCGCGGTCATCTGCTTTTGCGTGACGCCGAACGGGCAATGAGAATTTTTGGCAATGCACAACGTCCTGTACAAATTATTTTTGCAGGTAAAGCTCACCCAGCTGATGAAGAAGGCAAACGGATTATCCAACGCTTAATGGAATGGTGTCAGCATTCCGCAATTCAGCATCGAGTTGCTTTTATTGAAGACTATGACATTTACGTTGGTCAAAAACTTGTCCAAGGTGTTGATGTTTGGTTAAACAACCCCCGTCGCCCCTTAGAAGCTTCTGGTACGAGTGGGCAAAAAGTCTGCTTTAATGGTGGAATTAATTGCAGCGTCCTCGATGGTTGGTGGTGCGAAGGATACAAAGCAGATGCAAATGGTCAAGGGATAAATGGGTGGGCAATTGGTGAGGATGCTCACACCAGTGATCAAGATTTACAAGATAGCATAGATGCACAATCCCTTTATAAGCTTTTGGAAGAGCAAATAGTCCCCTTGTACTACGACCAAGATGCTAACGGCACTCCTCACGGCTGGGTGCAAATGATGAAGGCATCAATCAAGACGAATGCACCATTGTTCAACACGGATAGGATGATTGCCGATTACGTTTCGCAGGTATACGTCCCAGAAATTGCCACTCGTGTTGGACCGATTTTAGCAAAGGTTCTAGTGTAA